In Fibrobacter sp. UWEL, a single genomic region encodes these proteins:
- a CDS encoding sodium ion-translocating decarboxylase subunit beta — protein MSSILSSVAQFAGDTGFAYITPSMIVMWLVSFVLMYLAIVKKFEPLLLLPIALGALAVNIPTKGFYDGGWSIEGMFVPTEGLYYYISQGIHLELFPPIIFLGVGAMTDFGPLIANPRTLLLGGGAQFGVFATMFCAVAFGGFTLGEAASIGIIGGADGPTSIFTANKLAKHLIGPIAVAAYTYMALVPLIQPPIMRLMTNDKERKIRMKSLRKVSKAERIAFAVMVMVVCILVVPDASALIIMLMLGNIFKESGVVDRLVKTGQNELMNIVTIFLGTSVGLTMSADIFLRPQTLMIIAMGVVAFGFSTAAGLFLAKIMNKCSPKNPVNPLIGSAGVSAVPMAARVSQVEGAKYDPQNFLLMHAMGPNVAGVIGTAVCAGYMISRLS, from the coding sequence ATGAGTTCAATCCTTAGCTCCGTTGCCCAGTTCGCTGGCGACACTGGCTTTGCTTACATCACTCCGTCTATGATCGTGATGTGGCTTGTCAGCTTCGTCCTGATGTACTTGGCAATCGTGAAAAAGTTCGAACCGCTGCTGCTCTTGCCGATCGCACTGGGCGCTCTTGCGGTTAACATCCCCACCAAGGGATTCTACGATGGTGGCTGGAGCATCGAGGGCATGTTTGTCCCGACCGAAGGCCTCTATTACTACATCAGCCAGGGTATCCACCTGGAACTCTTCCCGCCCATCATCTTCCTGGGCGTGGGTGCCATGACTGACTTTGGACCGCTGATTGCTAACCCCCGTACTCTGTTGCTGGGTGGTGGTGCTCAGTTCGGCGTCTTCGCTACCATGTTCTGCGCCGTTGCTTTCGGTGGCTTTACTCTGGGCGAAGCTGCTTCCATCGGTATTATCGGTGGTGCAGATGGTCCGACCTCCATCTTTACTGCTAACAAGCTGGCAAAGCACCTCATCGGCCCCATCGCCGTTGCTGCTTACACCTACATGGCTCTCGTGCCGCTGATCCAGCCGCCTATCATGCGTCTCATGACCAATGATAAGGAACGCAAGATCCGCATGAAGTCTCTCCGTAAGGTCTCCAAGGCCGAACGTATTGCCTTCGCAGTCATGGTCATGGTTGTCTGCATCCTGGTTGTGCCCGATGCTTCCGCTTTGATCATCATGCTTATGCTTGGTAACATCTTCAAGGAATCTGGCGTTGTTGATCGTCTCGTCAAGACCGGTCAGAACGAACTCATGAACATCGTGACCATCTTCCTTGGCACTTCTGTGGGCTTGACTATGTCTGCTGACATCTTCCTGCGTCCCCAGACCCTTATGATCATCGCTATGGGCGTGGTTGCATTCGGCTTCTCTACCGCTGCAGGCCTCTTCCTCGCAAAGATCATGAACAAGTGCTCTCCCAAGAATCCGGTGAACCCGCTCATTGGCTCTGCTGGCGTTTCTGCAGTGCCTATGGCTGCCCGCGTTTCTCAGGTTGAAGGTGCTAAGTACGACCCGCAGAACTTCCTGCTGATGCACGCTATGGGCCCCAATGTGGCTGGCGTGATCGGTACCGCAGTTTGCGCTGGTTACATGATTAGCAGACTTAGCTAG
- a CDS encoding ORF6N domain-containing protein — MSKKLDIATESGSKVALIDENLLKSKVHTIRGVKVMLDADLAEIYGYETKRLNEQVKSNIERFDEDFRFQLTREEYSMILRSEKTTLEQGKYSKFTPYAFTEQGIYMLISVLRGKLAVSQSKALVRLFKEMKDYIAAENQQLLGCANCAQIAALTAQNTREIAVMRSDYEILKATTQENSDSLKKVMENFIDPATFKHFLILNGQKLEADIANSQIYSMAKRSIFVIDNYVDVKTLDLLRNAPANIQVTIFSDQYAGCRITQSMENDFKAARPDVSFEIKPAGNKFHDRYVVLDFDTESERIFHCGASSKDAGGKITTIMEVECPEVYHNVIRSLL; from the coding sequence ATGAGTAAAAAACTTGATATCGCGACGGAATCCGGTTCCAAGGTCGCGCTGATTGACGAAAATCTCCTGAAATCAAAGGTCCATACCATTCGTGGAGTCAAGGTAATGCTGGACGCTGACTTGGCTGAGATTTATGGGTATGAAACGAAGCGCTTGAACGAACAGGTAAAATCCAACATAGAACGTTTTGATGAGGACTTTCGCTTCCAACTAACAAGGGAGGAGTATTCAATGATTCTAAGGTCGGAAAAAACGACCTTAGAACAAGGGAAGTATTCAAAATTTACTCCGTATGCTTTTACCGAACAAGGCATTTATATGCTTATTAGTGTTTTGCGAGGGAAACTTGCAGTCTCACAAAGTAAGGCCCTAGTTCGCCTTTTCAAAGAAATGAAGGATTACATTGCCGCCGAGAACCAGCAGTTGCTTGGTTGTGCCAATTGCGCACAAATCGCCGCACTCACCGCTCAAAACACCCGAGAAATTGCGGTCATGCGATCCGATTACGAAATATTGAAAGCCACAACTCAAGAGAATAGCGACTCCCTGAAAAAGGTTATGGAAAACTTCATTGATCCAGCCACTTTCAAACATTTTCTAATTCTAAACGGGCAAAAGCTAGAAGCAGACATCGCCAACTCCCAAATATACAGCATGGCGAAGAGATCTATTTTCGTCATTGACAATTACGTAGATGTCAAGACCCTTGATTTACTCAGGAACGCTCCTGCAAATATCCAGGTTACGATATTTAGTGACCAATACGCCGGCTGCAGAATCACTCAATCCATGGAAAATGATTTTAAGGCCGCCCGTCCGGACGTTTCGTTTGAAATAAAGCCCGCGGGCAACAAATTCCACGATCGCTATGTCGTACTGGATTTTGATACTGAAAGCGAACGCATTTTTCATTGCGGAGCATCTTCAAAAGATGCCGGCGGGAAAATCACCACCATTATGGAAGTTGAATGCCCCGAAGTGTATCACAACGTAATAAGGAGCTTATTGTAA
- a CDS encoding ORF6N domain-containing protein, with protein sequence MSKKLDIATESGSKVALIDENLLKSKVYTIRGVKVMLDADLAEIYGYTVKHRRTHRSKHPRNCSHTFRLRNTESRNSGE encoded by the coding sequence ATGAGCAAAAAACTTGATATTGCGACGGAATCCGGTTCCAAGGTCGCACTGATTGACGAAAATCTCCTAAAGTCAAAGGTTTACACCATCCGTGGAGTCAAGGTAATGCTTGATGCCGATTTGGCAGAGATTTATGGATATACAGTAAAGCATCGCCGCACTCACCGCTCAAAACACCCGAGAAATTGCAGCCATACGTTCCGATTACGAAATACTGAAAGCAGAAACTCAGGAGAATAG